Genomic segment of Umezawaea sp. Da 62-37:
GGCGAGCTTCGCCAGCACCCGGCTCACATGCGTCTTGACCGTCTGCTCGGCCAGGAACAGGTGCCCGGCGATCTCGGTGTTCGACAGCCCCTGCGCCACCAGCCGCAGCACCTCGGTCTCCCGCTCGGTCAACGCCGTCAGCGCGCGCGGCCGGACCCCCTGCACCGGCTGGGACTTCACGAAGTCCTCGATCAGCCGCTTGGTGATCGACGGCGCGAGCAGCGCCTCGCCGCGGGCGACGATCCGGACGGCGTCGAGCAGCTCGCGGGCGGGCGCGTGCTTGAGCAGGAACCCGCTGGCACCGGCCCGCAGCGCCTCGTACACGTAGTCGTCGAGGTCGAAGGTGGTCAGCACCAGCACCTTCACCGGGTGCTCGTCGGCGGCCAGCAGCCTGGTCGCGGCGAGCCCGTCCATCTCCGGCATCCGGATGTCCATCAGCACCACGTCGGGCAGCAGCCTCCGGACGGCGGCCACGGCCGTGACGCCGTCGCCCGCCGAGCCGACGACCTCGATGTCCTCCTGCGCGTCCAGCAGCGCGGAGAAACCCTCGCGCACCATCTCCTGGTCGTCGACCACGAGCACCCTGATCACTTGTCCCCCAACGGAATCCGCGCCAGCACCTCGAACCCGCCGCCGCCCGTCGCCCCCACCGTGAGCGCGCCGCCGTGCACCGCGACGCGTTCCCGCATCCCGGCCAGGCCGTGCCCACCGCCACCGCCCAGCGAGGCGCCACCGCGGGTGTTGCGCACCAGCACCTCCAGGTGGCCGCCCTCGGACCGCAGCACGACCGACACGGCACCGCCGGGCGCGTGCCGGGCCGCGTTGGTCAGCGCCTCCTGCACGATCCGGTACGCCGTCAGCCCGACCGCCTGCGACACGTCCAGCGCGGGCATCTCCACGCCCGCGCCCGCGCGCTCGGCGAGACCGGGGACCTCGTCCAGCCCCGGCTGCGGCGCCCTGTCCGCCTCCTGGTCCGCGCCGCGCAGCACGCCGAGCAGCCGCTGCATGTCGGTGATCGCCTCGCGGGCGGCCTCACCCAGTTCGGCGAACTCGCGCACGCCCTCCTCGGGCAGGCCCGCGATCCGGTAGGGCGCGGTCTCGCAGCGCACGACCACCATCGACATGTGGTGCGCCACCACGTCGTGCATCTCGCGGGCGATCCGCGCGCGCTCCTCCAGCGCGCCCTTCTCCGCCCGTTCCAGCTCGATCACCTGCTCGGCCCGGCCGCGCGCGCCGAACGTGTACGCGACCAGCAGGATCAGCACCAGCACGATCGACGACTCCCAGTAGAAGCCCGACCC
This window contains:
- a CDS encoding histidine kinase, coding for MRTLFQVVALRDRTPVLGAVPGNLTRVGHAVIIVYSLVVAIVASADYVREYDHDGVWVVYFVVIVATYGLMIRSPLDAWRLGTAGLFVELVVHGSAAPLMSGWQWCFYVPVVLVVALHHSRSVVVTAGVLTLAAFGYAAALRGSGFYWESSIVLVLILLVAYTFGARGRAEQVIELERAEKGALEERARIAREMHDVVAHHMSMVVVRCETAPYRIAGLPEEGVREFAELGEAAREAITDMQRLLGVLRGADQEADRAPQPGLDEVPGLAERAGAGVEMPALDVSQAVGLTAYRIVQEALTNAARHAPGGAVSVVLRSEGGHLEVLVRNTRGGASLGGGGGHGLAGMRERVAVHGGALTVGATGGGGFEVLARIPLGDK
- a CDS encoding response regulator transcription factor, with protein sequence MIRVLVVDDQEMVREGFSALLDAQEDIEVVGSAGDGVTAVAAVRRLLPDVVLMDIRMPEMDGLAATRLLAADEHPVKVLVLTTFDLDDYVYEALRAGASGFLLKHAPARELLDAVRIVARGEALLAPSITKRLIEDFVKSQPVQGVRPRALTALTERETEVLRLVAQGLSNTEIAGHLFLAEQTVKTHVSRVLAKLALRDRAQAVIAAYESGLVVPG